In Clostridium sp., one DNA window encodes the following:
- a CDS encoding IS110 family transposase, whose protein sequence is MFKIFRKNCCGLDVHKTWIYACIGITDTNGRTEYKQARFSSFSKGLKELAEWLAKYSCLDVCMESSGKYWIPVFNILEKTCFVTLAHPKYTKPQKGNKTDVKDARWICDLFMCDMIKPSFIPSPEVRQLRDLIRYRFKLTNMLSGEKNRAQNCLTVSNLKLDDVFSDVFGKSSRSITNYMLDHPGERFDVAPFVDGRCKTPLEEIQSAVDGAISPEQAVKLRQCLAHIDELEAHRQEIEQEILLIAEPFSAVLDFLYTIPGLDKNSMTAIVILSEIGPDMSVFPSSKHLVSWAGCCPRNDQSAGKVKSTRISRAGCYLKPLLVQLASALIKSKKHPEFKERYHRIKTHRGHKKAIIAVCKMLLTAIWNILSKLEPYTPEGFLEHRPVKESKILTRSQALELFRKRGYTIIDDPVVTA, encoded by the coding sequence ATGTTTAAAATCTTTCGTAAAAACTGCTGTGGACTTGATGTCCACAAAACCTGGATCTATGCCTGCATCGGAATTACCGATACCAATGGACGTACTGAGTACAAACAGGCTCGTTTTTCTTCCTTTTCTAAAGGTCTAAAAGAATTAGCTGAATGGCTTGCTAAATACTCCTGTTTGGATGTCTGTATGGAATCCTCCGGCAAGTATTGGATTCCTGTATTCAACATCCTTGAGAAAACCTGTTTTGTTACCCTTGCACATCCGAAATATACAAAGCCTCAAAAAGGAAATAAAACCGATGTCAAGGATGCCAGATGGATCTGTGATCTTTTTATGTGCGATATGATCAAACCAAGCTTTATTCCTTCCCCTGAAGTTCGTCAGCTGCGTGACCTGATACGTTATCGCTTTAAGCTGACAAATATGCTGTCCGGTGAAAAGAACCGTGCCCAGAACTGTCTTACTGTCTCAAATCTAAAGCTTGATGATGTTTTCAGCGATGTATTTGGTAAATCTTCCAGATCTATCACCAACTACATGCTCGACCATCCGGGTGAACGCTTTGACGTTGCTCCTTTTGTCGATGGACGTTGTAAAACTCCGCTTGAAGAAATACAGTCAGCTGTCGATGGTGCCATTTCCCCTGAGCAGGCTGTCAAACTCCGACAATGTCTCGCACACATCGACGAGCTTGAAGCCCACAGACAGGAAATTGAGCAGGAGATCCTTCTGATTGCAGAACCCTTCTCCGCTGTTTTGGATTTTCTTTACACGATTCCAGGGTTAGATAAAAATTCGATGACCGCTATTGTCATTCTCTCTGAGATTGGTCCCGATATGTCGGTGTTCCCGTCATCCAAACATCTGGTTTCCTGGGCTGGTTGTTGCCCACGTAACGACCAAAGTGCTGGTAAAGTGAAATCCACACGTATTTCTCGTGCTGGTTGTTATTTGAAGCCTCTTCTTGTTCAGCTTGCCAGCGCATTAATAAAATCCAAAAAGCATCCTGAATTCAAAGAGAGGTATCACAGAATCAAAACCCACAGGGGACACAAAAAGGCTATCATTGCTGTTTGCAAGATGCTTCTGACCGCTATCTGGAACATCTTAAGCAAACTGGAGCCATATACTCCGGAAGGGTTTTTGGAGCATCGCCCTGTCAAGGAATCCAAGATTCTGACAAGGTCACAAGCTCTGGAACTGTTCAGGAAAAGAGGTTACACAATAATTGATGATCCTGTTGTGACTGCGTAA
- the hcp gene encoding hydroxylamine reductase gives MESSMFCYQCEQTAGGKGCTKLGVCGKTPEIANLQDLLIYQLKGISCYAKPIIEQGKTIDKEIVKFVEKALFTTLTNVNFDAEVHLKLLKRSQKIKEALKNEAPEGEYPDAAEYNLSDIREMMLKDSVQAGIMYDQDLDEDIRSLRSTILYGLKGISAYGHQARFLGYSNDQVDNIYFLGLEATTNDNLTVDEMIRMTMRVGDMAVQVMQTLDEANTANYKNPSPHKVSVNIKKGPFIIVSGHDLKDLEMLLKQTEGKGINIYTHGEMLPANGYPELKKYKHLVGNFGSAWQNQQKEFDGIPGCILMTTNCLMRPRETYKDRIFSTNVVGWDGVRHIPVSEDGTKDFSEIIDKALELGGFEEDEDEKEILVGFGHHETLSHAEDIVNAVKQGKISHFFLIGGCDGARPGRSYYTDFAKMVPEDCIILTLACGKYRFNKLDFGTVAGLPRLLDVGQCNDAYSAVRIATGLADAFETDVNGLPLTIVLSWYEQKAVADLLALLSLGIKGIYLGPSLPAFISPNVLQYLVDTFGIRPISTPEDDLKASLKQEKCLI, from the coding sequence ATGGAAAGTTCCATGTTTTGTTATCAATGTGAACAGACAGCCGGAGGCAAGGGCTGCACGAAACTCGGGGTATGTGGTAAAACTCCGGAGATTGCAAATTTGCAGGATTTGCTGATATACCAGCTTAAAGGAATATCCTGCTATGCAAAACCCATTATTGAACAGGGTAAAACTATAGACAAGGAAATAGTAAAATTTGTGGAGAAGGCCCTGTTTACTACGTTGACAAATGTCAATTTTGATGCCGAAGTTCATTTAAAGCTGTTGAAAAGGTCACAAAAAATTAAAGAAGCGCTGAAAAATGAGGCACCTGAAGGAGAATACCCGGATGCAGCTGAGTATAATCTAAGCGATATCAGGGAAATGATGCTGAAGGATTCTGTGCAGGCAGGAATCATGTATGATCAGGATCTTGATGAAGATATACGTTCATTAAGGTCGACTATATTATATGGATTAAAAGGCATAAGTGCTTATGGACATCAGGCTCGATTTCTTGGATATAGCAATGATCAGGTAGATAATATCTATTTTTTAGGCCTTGAGGCTACTACAAATGATAATCTTACAGTTGATGAAATGATACGTATGACCATGAGGGTAGGGGATATGGCTGTGCAGGTGATGCAAACGCTGGATGAAGCCAATACTGCCAATTATAAAAATCCTTCACCTCATAAAGTAAGTGTCAATATCAAAAAGGGCCCGTTTATTATAGTGTCCGGTCATGATTTGAAGGATTTGGAAATGCTTCTTAAACAAACGGAAGGCAAGGGAATCAATATATATACGCATGGAGAAATGCTGCCGGCAAATGGATATCCGGAGCTTAAAAAATATAAACATCTTGTTGGAAACTTTGGATCTGCATGGCAAAATCAGCAAAAAGAATTTGACGGGATTCCAGGATGCATTTTGATGACTACCAATTGTCTGATGAGGCCGAGAGAAACATATAAGGACAGAATATTTTCAACAAATGTAGTGGGTTGGGATGGGGTAAGGCATATACCCGTCTCAGAGGATGGAACCAAGGATTTCAGTGAAATAATAGATAAGGCACTGGAACTTGGCGGATTTGAAGAGGATGAAGATGAAAAGGAAATATTGGTTGGCTTTGGACATCATGAAACGTTGTCTCATGCAGAAGACATAGTCAATGCAGTAAAACAGGGAAAGATAAGTCATTTTTTTCTCATAGGAGGCTGTGACGGAGCAAGACCTGGAAGAAGTTATTATACTGATTTTGCCAAAATGGTTCCAGAAGATTGTATAATTCTTACCCTGGCTTGCGGTAAATACAGATTTAATAAATTGGATTTTGGAACAGTGGCTGGTCTTCCAAGACTTTTGGATGTCGGGCAGTGCAATGATGCATATTCGGCAGTAAGGATAGCGACAGGACTTGCAGATGCCTTTGAAACAGATGTCAATGGACTTCCACTTACAATTGTGCTCTCATGGTATGAACAAAAAGCTGTAGCTGATTTATTGGCACTTCTGTCACTTGGAATAAAAGGAATCTATCTGGGACCAAGTTTGCCGGCATTCATATCTCCCAATGTGCTGCAATATTTGGTGGATACATTTGGAATAAGGCCGATCAGCACTCCGGAGGACGATTTGAAAGCTTCACTAAAACAGGAAAAATGCCTTATATGA
- the asnB gene encoding asparagine synthase B, protein MCTIMCYTGTDMKHEKFAEALQRTESRGPDMTEILTLPSGILGFQRLSIMDLSFSGMQPFTRKMDAAICNGEIYGFRKIKTELIKKGYKFISDSDCEILLPMYYEYGLDMFSKLDAEFATVIYDGKKDSYIAARDPIGIRPLFYGYSESGKIIFASEAKNLVGLTDKIMPFPPGHYYADGKFTCYSDIAATDGDYCNDSLEVICSKIHDKLVAAIEKRMDADAPVGFLLSGGLDSSLVCAVAQKMQPDKPIRTFSIGMTEDAIDLKYAKEVADYIHSDHTVVYMTKEEVIESLDEVIKILGTYDITTIRASIGMYLICKKIHQISDVRVLLTGEISDELFGYKYTDFAPNAVEFQKESQKRVRELYMYDVLRADRCISSNSIEARVPFGDLDFVKYVMSIDPEKKLNKYNMGKYLLRRSFEGNYLPLDILYREKAAFSDAVGHSMVDYLKEYAETCYSDEQFKKLCKNYEYHTKPFTKESLLYREIFEKYYPGQAEMIVDFWMPNKNWEGCNVNDPSARVLSNYGASGK, encoded by the coding sequence ATGTGCACAATTATGTGTTATACAGGGACAGACATGAAACACGAAAAATTTGCAGAAGCATTACAGAGAACGGAGTCCAGAGGCCCAGACATGACAGAGATCCTCACTCTACCATCTGGTATTTTGGGTTTTCAAAGACTTTCTATTATGGATTTAAGTTTTAGTGGAATGCAGCCATTTACAAGAAAAATGGATGCAGCTATATGTAATGGTGAAATTTATGGCTTCCGTAAAATAAAAACGGAGCTGATAAAAAAAGGATATAAATTTATTTCTGACAGTGACTGTGAAATACTGCTTCCAATGTATTATGAATATGGACTGGACATGTTTTCAAAACTAGATGCAGAATTCGCAACTGTTATATACGATGGAAAAAAAGACAGTTACATTGCAGCACGAGATCCAATTGGAATTCGGCCCCTATTCTATGGATATTCCGAATCGGGAAAAATCATATTTGCAAGTGAAGCAAAAAATTTGGTCGGCCTTACAGATAAAATCATGCCATTCCCACCGGGACATTATTATGCCGATGGTAAGTTTACTTGCTATTCTGATATTGCCGCAACAGATGGTGATTATTGCAATGACAGCCTGGAAGTTATCTGCAGTAAAATACACGATAAATTGGTGGCTGCCATAGAAAAACGCATGGACGCCGATGCTCCTGTAGGTTTCCTGCTGAGCGGCGGATTAGACAGTTCACTAGTATGTGCAGTTGCTCAAAAAATGCAGCCTGACAAACCAATCAGAACATTTTCAATAGGTATGACCGAAGATGCAATTGACCTAAAATATGCAAAGGAAGTTGCAGATTACATCCATAGTGATCATACTGTTGTATATATGACAAAGGAAGAGGTAATTGAATCACTTGATGAAGTCATTAAAATTCTTGGAACATATGATATCACAACAATAAGGGCAAGCATTGGAATGTATTTGATTTGCAAGAAGATACATCAAATTTCAGATGTAAGGGTGCTTTTGACCGGTGAAATATCAGATGAATTGTTCGGATATAAGTATACAGACTTTGCTCCAAATGCAGTAGAATTTCAAAAAGAATCCCAGAAAAGAGTTCGTGAGCTCTATATGTATGACGTACTTCGTGCAGATCGCTGCATAAGTTCAAATTCCATAGAAGCCAGGGTACCGTTTGGCGATTTGGATTTTGTAAAATATGTTATGTCAATTGACCCTGAGAAGAAATTAAACAAATACAACATGGGCAAATACCTTTTAAGGCGTTCATTTGAAGGGAATTATCTTCCACTTGACATTTTATATCGTGAAAAAGCAGCATTCAGCGATGCCGTAGGCCATTCCATGGTGGACTATTTAAAGGAATATGCTGAAACATGCTATTCTGACGAACAATTTAAAAAGCTGTGTAAAAACTATGAATATCATACCAAACCATTTACAAAGGAATCTTTGTTGTATAGAGAAATCTTTGAAAAATACTATCCAGGACAGGCAGAAATGATAGTTGACTTCTGGATGCCCAACAAAAACTGGGAAGGCTGTAATGTAAATGATCCTAGTGCCAGAGTTCTATCAAACTATGGTGCAAGCGGTAAATAA
- a CDS encoding PilZ domain-containing protein, whose amino-acid sequence MKDAYSYLFNRDQKIRENVRANERFKYNKNFKVISINNKSCNYQVFGVDISISGMGFLSEVNFEKGDLVEIVFKCGNTNIPAVIEVVHANLSDKGFFVGARFVVIKDKYKEILNKQLI is encoded by the coding sequence ATGAAAGATGCTTATAGTTATTTATTCAATAGAGATCAGAAAATCAGAGAAAATGTCAGAGCAAATGAAAGATTCAAATATAATAAAAATTTCAAAGTTATCAGTATAAATAACAAAAGCTGCAATTATCAGGTGTTTGGGGTAGATATTTCAATTTCGGGTATGGGATTTTTATCGGAAGTAAATTTTGAAAAAGGTGATTTGGTTGAAATTGTATTCAAATGTGGAAATACTAATATTCCAGCAGTAATTGAAGTAGTCCACGCTAATTTAAGTGATAAAGGTTTTTTTGTTGGAGCACGGTTTGTAGTTATAAAGGACAAGTACAAGGAAATTTTAAATAAACAATTAATATAA
- a CDS encoding methyl-accepting chemotaxis protein codes for MKTIKNKIILVSSITCILSLILASAVSYFIFYNSIISESKSKISAQSDKYGETINGWIEGQGKIVDEIGDAIEQMDTSDNKGLLRYLTLKTKSNPYSLAVYMGFQDKRYIDGSGWIPDSSFNCTQRIWYKDALQKKGLTYSEPYVDALTKKMVISISRPLIKNDKVIGVVSSDVKIDTIVNIINKAKPINNSYAFLLDSQNNFMVHPNKNFKPTEKSSQNINKVMDGRFSAIMKGNMILLEDYDGVNKYFTTSKIPSCGWTVGLSVPENELKKPLRKLLLWLILVIAISLVFAVCVSMYFGKRIGNPILSLAKDVNRISDFDLTQDNSFDYLLKREDEIGQLANSFKIMREELTGLVKNIFDNSQKMSVDSEKFSKAIGEISIKTQNMGGALRNIVNSVQESGAVSEEISASIEEIDANINELSSKADEGNDVADKFRKSAENINVKVKLSTKNIESIYKEKEQGIINAIQEGKIVENIVIMADTIANIAEKINLLSLNAAIEAARAGESGKGFAVVAEEVGKLAEQSSQAVSGIQNTIVDVRKAFEKISHNAEQVLNFINDDINPQFMNFQNMGNEFYNDSDYTSKMSREIAVFSDQLTDTISEVSKAVQVMAVNLQSSSGNAEIIKSDMDKNIRSIEQAAITAQEQTEMAQKLNETVKKFKI; via the coding sequence TTGAAAACTATTAAAAACAAAATAATATTAGTGAGTTCCATTACATGCATACTAAGTTTGATATTAGCTTCTGCAGTAAGTTATTTTATATTCTATAATTCTATAATTTCAGAATCAAAAAGTAAAATTTCGGCACAATCAGACAAGTATGGAGAAACTATTAATGGCTGGATTGAAGGCCAGGGTAAAATAGTAGATGAAATAGGTGATGCCATAGAACAGATGGATACTTCAGATAATAAAGGACTATTGAGGTATTTGACATTGAAAACCAAGTCAAATCCATATTCTCTGGCAGTATATATGGGATTCCAGGATAAAAGATATATTGATGGATCAGGATGGATTCCTGACAGTAGTTTTAATTGTACTCAAAGAATATGGTATAAAGATGCTTTGCAAAAAAAAGGTCTTACGTATTCGGAGCCTTATGTTGATGCCCTAACTAAAAAAATGGTCATATCCATATCGAGGCCTCTAATAAAGAATGACAAGGTAATTGGAGTTGTGAGTTCAGACGTAAAAATTGATACTATTGTAAACATTATAAACAAGGCAAAACCGATAAACAACAGCTATGCTTTCCTTTTGGACAGTCAGAATAATTTTATGGTACATCCAAATAAAAATTTTAAACCTACTGAAAAGTCTTCACAGAATATAAACAAGGTCATGGACGGACGATTTTCAGCAATAATGAAAGGCAATATGATTTTGCTGGAAGATTATGATGGAGTAAATAAATATTTTACAACTTCAAAGATACCTTCCTGTGGCTGGACTGTTGGATTGTCGGTACCGGAAAATGAACTAAAAAAACCACTTAGAAAGTTACTTTTATGGCTGATACTTGTAATAGCTATTTCACTGGTATTTGCAGTGTGTGTTTCAATGTATTTTGGGAAGAGAATAGGAAATCCGATATTGTCTTTAGCAAAAGATGTGAACAGGATTTCAGATTTCGATCTTACTCAAGATAATAGTTTTGATTATTTGCTGAAAAGGGAAGATGAAATAGGTCAGCTTGCAAATTCTTTCAAAATCATGAGGGAGGAACTGACGGGACTAGTCAAAAATATATTTGATAATTCACAGAAAATGAGTGTGGACAGTGAAAAATTTTCTAAAGCTATTGGGGAAATATCCATTAAGACACAGAATATGGGTGGTGCTTTAAGAAACATAGTCAATTCTGTTCAGGAATCGGGGGCAGTGTCTGAAGAGATAAGTGCCTCTATAGAAGAAATTGATGCAAATATAAATGAACTTTCAAGCAAGGCAGATGAGGGAAATGATGTTGCAGACAAGTTTAGAAAAAGTGCTGAAAATATAAATGTGAAAGTTAAATTATCTACGAAGAATATTGAAAGCATATATAAGGAAAAGGAGCAGGGGATAATAAACGCAATTCAAGAGGGTAAGATAGTCGAAAATATAGTAATAATGGCAGATACTATTGCGAATATAGCGGAGAAGATAAATTTGCTTTCTCTCAATGCGGCGATTGAAGCTGCAAGGGCAGGAGAAAGCGGGAAAGGTTTTGCGGTAGTTGCTGAAGAGGTAGGGAAGCTTGCAGAACAGTCATCGCAAGCAGTATCAGGAATTCAGAACACTATTGTGGACGTAAGAAAAGCATTTGAAAAGATTTCTCATAATGCAGAGCAGGTATTAAATTTTATAAATGACGATATAAATCCCCAATTTATGAATTTTCAGAATATGGGAAATGAATTCTACAATGATTCAGATTATACAAGCAAGATGTCACGTGAGATAGCAGTATTTTCTGATCAGCTTACTGATACCATAAGTGAGGTAAGTAAGGCAGTTCAAGTTATGGCAGTAAATCTACAGAGCTCTTCGGGAAATGCAGAGATAATAAAAAGTGATATGGATAAAAACATCAGATCAATAGAACAAGCTGCAATCACAGCACAGGAACAGACAGAAATGGCACAAAAACTCAATGAGACAGTTAAGAAGTTCAAAATATGA
- a CDS encoding glycosyltransferase translates to MDGRILIVTDESRKIPFSKIVTFYKLDIVNLSKFQFMKESQYSLLVVNVLNFKECVSVSNMCRLGSSWIPILIIVDPETQLMTELEYIRSIDGSGQIRLIRWKEKYPYELIDNIQNIINPSYVVKTSSIAIVIPVYNEEKRFKHIYDFIVKLKILLKNGMPNASIFFLNDGSTDGTEKMIDELIEHYSDSVEWVDDMASISYYKLSYNTRKAGTYIEALNNIRASLLIFVDSDNSFEIDDIAKMINIINLGYFDIVVGSKDAAKDRKITRKFVSFFKRIITKSFLPKGITDSQTGLKVISWDCAKYILPYLHRNMQLAIDLEMMYIAKRLNFRVLQLSVKCTDRQGSHVNIVKDSITFIKNLHKIKKLDKDIKLKCK, encoded by the coding sequence ATGGATGGAAGAATATTAATAGTAACCGATGAAAGCAGAAAGATACCTTTCAGCAAAATAGTTACTTTTTATAAGCTGGATATAGTAAATCTGAGTAAATTTCAATTTATGAAAGAATCTCAGTACTCTCTTCTTGTAGTAAATGTTTTGAATTTTAAAGAATGTGTTTCTGTAAGCAATATGTGTAGATTGGGTTCAAGCTGGATTCCGATTCTAATAATAGTTGATCCGGAAACTCAACTGATGACAGAACTTGAATATATAAGATCAATAGATGGATCAGGGCAAATTAGATTGATAAGGTGGAAGGAAAAATATCCATATGAACTAATTGATAATATACAAAATATAATAAATCCTTCCTATGTTGTAAAGACATCGAGTATAGCAATTGTAATTCCTGTTTATAATGAAGAAAAAAGATTCAAGCATATATATGATTTTATAGTAAAGCTTAAGATTTTATTGAAAAATGGTATGCCAAATGCAAGTATCTTCTTTCTGAATGATGGAAGTACGGATGGCACTGAAAAGATGATAGACGAATTGATAGAGCATTATTCGGATAGTGTCGAATGGGTGGATGACATGGCAAGCATATCTTATTATAAATTAAGCTATAATACAAGAAAAGCAGGAACATACATAGAAGCCTTAAATAATATAAGGGCAAGTTTACTGATTTTTGTTGATTCGGATAATTCCTTTGAAATTGATGATATTGCTAAAATGATCAATATCATCAATCTTGGATATTTTGATATTGTAGTTGGAAGCAAGGATGCAGCCAAGGATAGAAAAATCACCAGAAAATTTGTCAGTTTCTTTAAGAGAATAATTACAAAATCTTTTTTACCTAAAGGTATAACTGATTCGCAGACGGGATTGAAAGTCATCAGCTGGGATTGTGCCAAGTATATTCTTCCATATTTACATAGAAATATGCAGCTGGCCATTGACCTTGAAATGATGTACATAGCTAAAAGGCTTAATTTCAGAGTTCTGCAATTATCCGTAAAATGCACGGATAGGCAGGGATCACATGTAAATATAGTAAAGGATTCTATAACATTTATTAAGAATTTACATAAAATAAAAAAGTTGGACAAGGATATAAAATTGAAATGTAAATGA
- a CDS encoding response regulator yields the protein MYKNTILFVDDTKFVLRILDRMLKDEEYNKIYVNNARDALKILEETEVDVIITDILMPEINGLQLLKIAKEKYPKICRVALSGCYNSACIIDAINKCEVYRYLTKPLKLTDNYKTILKDILKHAEYLKSIN from the coding sequence ATGTATAAAAATACCATACTGTTTGTTGATGATACAAAATTTGTTTTGCGCATTTTGGATCGAATGCTGAAAGACGAGGAATACAACAAAATATATGTCAATAATGCAAGGGATGCTCTGAAAATACTTGAGGAAACTGAAGTGGATGTTATAATAACGGATATTCTGATGCCTGAAATAAATGGCCTGCAGCTGCTTAAGATTGCCAAGGAGAAGTATCCTAAAATTTGCCGTGTGGCATTGTCAGGATGCTATAATTCTGCTTGTATTATAGATGCCATCAACAAGTGTGAAGTATATAGATATCTTACAAAACCGTTAAAACTTACCGATAATTATAAAACTATATTAAAAGATATTCTCAAACATGCAGAATATTTAAAATCCATAAACTAA
- a CDS encoding lipopolysaccharide biosynthesis protein, which translates to MISRKEKIDIIIFPILDISLNGANYFFHIFISWYLLPKDYGMLNSILSVLTILLVVGISFQTYVAKYVSKNGMEEFRIFYIIKCAILFFVFFASIVLIFIPNLIEAIQYNGTMLLLIFIFGINILLSIFRGIFQGRKSFFLLNISFYIEMGFKIAAIATLFVYCPTINTILVSILIGMIIALIHGIYMNRQYLIFNKNVFTGGISKNIIGQLSNIYTANFFFNFFTSVDMIIVNYYLPQSSGVYAIVLKYNQLLTFASNSIYTVFLPLLSERSRNKKGFKKCIFILFVVMLAVSFLALIVYKFIMPATIEIFFTHEYSSAKNYLFLGIISYILLNFVFMIININIVIDRSFYLIILFISSIAFIFGIAAFHKDIYMILYVEIVFYGILLLFVAVDMLRNLFAKKEFYLND; encoded by the coding sequence ATGATTAGTCGTAAAGAAAAAATTGATATAATAATATTTCCTATACTGGATATAAGCTTAAATGGTGCAAATTATTTTTTCCATATATTTATAAGCTGGTATTTGCTGCCCAAGGATTACGGTATGCTTAATTCCATCTTATCTGTTTTAACTATACTTTTAGTTGTAGGAATTTCATTTCAGACGTATGTGGCAAAATATGTTTCAAAGAATGGAATGGAAGAGTTCAGGATATTTTACATTATAAAATGTGCCATATTGTTTTTTGTGTTCTTTGCATCAATTGTACTCATTTTTATTCCAAATTTAATAGAGGCAATACAGTACAACGGTACCATGCTTTTACTGATTTTTATATTTGGCATAAATATTCTATTGAGCATTTTTAGAGGTATTTTTCAGGGAAGAAAAAGCTTTTTCCTTTTAAATATAAGCTTTTATATAGAGATGGGATTCAAGATAGCAGCAATAGCTACACTGTTTGTATATTGTCCAACCATAAATACCATTCTGGTATCAATACTAATTGGCATGATTATTGCATTGATTCACGGAATTTACATGAACAGACAGTATTTAATATTTAACAAAAATGTTTTTACCGGAGGCATTAGCAAAAATATCATAGGACAATTATCCAATATATATACAGCAAACTTTTTCTTTAATTTTTTTACCTCCGTGGATATGATAATTGTGAATTATTATCTGCCTCAGAGCTCAGGGGTATATGCGATAGTACTAAAGTATAATCAATTGCTCACATTTGCCTCCAACAGCATATATACTGTTTTTTTACCTCTGCTGAGTGAAAGATCCAGAAATAAAAAAGGTTTTAAAAAGTGCATTTTTATATTGTTTGTCGTGATGCTGGCTGTAAGTTTTCTCGCATTGATAGTATATAAATTTATTATGCCCGCTACAATAGAAATATTTTTTACACATGAATACAGTTCCGCAAAAAACTATTTATTTTTAGGAATAATATCCTACATATTATTGAATTTTGTGTTTATGATTATAAATATAAATATAGTAATTGACAGATCCTTTTATTTAATAATATTATTTATTTCATCAATTGCCTTTATTTTTGGTATTGCAGCTTTTCATAAGGATATTTATATGATTTTATATGTAGAGATTGTTTTTTATGGTATATTGCTTCTGTTCGTGGCAGTAGATATGCTGAGAAATTTGTTTGCTAAAAAGGAGTTCTATTTAAATGATTGA
- a CDS encoding glycosyltransferase family 4 protein, whose product MIDYKLDKSNKITILFLSWRDIKAPKSGGAEIFTHEMLKRLNFNSYRIIHFSPIFENAKSIEIIDNITYLRCGNIISVISFARKFYKTCHESIDYVVDQCNTHRFFTFAWVESSKRIFFIHQLTKDIWFKNTSFPINIFGYLTETLFLKMNKDDYTITVSSSTRNDLFNVGFNKNRVFILPEGIGFKHWLKKDFYPKKSYPVFGYVGRFSSYKGIDDTIRAYSMIKREYPDSKLWIIGKKDTKYVNEVLIPILNEENLSYDDRGQDGNVRFYGFLPQNEKLKLMSQMNALVFPSRREGWGLTITEAAAVGTPSIVYNSPGLIDAVDFGKAGYLCSENNEENLFQKMKKVVEDKKQYDLIRKNAYDFSLEFKWDNTSESFDEFISSIRSAE is encoded by the coding sequence ATGATTGACTATAAACTAGATAAATCCAATAAAATAACAATCCTATTTTTATCATGGAGAGATATAAAAGCGCCAAAAAGTGGAGGAGCGGAGATATTTACACATGAAATGCTGAAAAGATTAAATTTTAATAGCTATAGAATAATTCACTTCTCACCAATTTTTGAAAATGCAAAATCAATTGAGATTATCGACAATATAACGTATTTACGGTGTGGAAATATAATTTCCGTAATAAGTTTTGCCAGAAAATTTTATAAAACTTGTCATGAGAGTATAGACTATGTAGTTGATCAGTGCAATACGCACAGATTTTTTACATTTGCATGGGTCGAAAGCAGTAAGAGAATATTTTTTATACATCAATTGACGAAAGACATATGGTTTAAAAATACAAGCTTCCCTATAAATATATTTGGATATCTGACTGAAACACTTTTTTTGAAAATGAACAAAGATGATTACACGATTACAGTATCCAGTTCTACTAGAAATGATCTCTTCAATGTTGGATTTAATAAAAATAGGGTATTTATTTTGCCGGAAGGTATTGGATTCAAGCATTGGTTGAAAAAAGATTTTTATCCGAAGAAGTCATATCCTGTTTTTGGATATGTAGGTCGTTTTTCAAGCTACAAGGGAATAGATGATACCATAAGAGCCTATTCAATGATTAAAAGAGAGTATCCGGACAGCAAATTGTGGATTATAGGAAAAAAGGACACGAAGTATGTAAATGAAGTTCTCATACCAATATTAAATGAGGAAAATTTATCTTACGATGATAGAGGACAGGATGGTAATGTTAGATTTTATGGATTTTTGCCGCAGAATGAAAAATTGAAACTTATGAGCCAGATGAATGCTCTTGTCTTTCCATCGAGAAGAGAAGGATGGGGCCTTACAATTACAGAAGCAGCGGCAGTTGGTACACCAAGCATAGTTTATAATTCTCCTGGGCTCATAGATGCTGTTGATTTTGGAAAAGCAGGCTATCTGTGCAGTGAAAACAATGAGGAAAATTTATTTCAAAAGATGAAAAAAGTTGTAGAAGATAAAAAACAGTATGATCTGATTCGAAAAAATGCCTACGATTTTTCACTTGAATTTAAATGGGACAACACTTCCGAAAGCTTTGATGAGTTTATATCCTCTATAAGGAGTGCTGAATAA